Genomic segment of Vallitalea longa:
ACCACCTGTTGTCATAATGATTATATCAAGTTTCTGTAACATACTTGTTGCTGCTAATATAGTAGCAGTACCAATGATATTTCTCATCATAGGAAGTACAATGTATATGTTCTGTTGAAAATTCGAAGCACCATCAATTGATGCGGCTTCATATATTTCTTTTGATATGGATGCCATCTCTGCCATAACCAGAATAGTTACTAAACCTGCATAAGGTAACCAAGTCATAGTTACTGAAAAGAATGCTGTATCAGGATTCATAAACCAGTTGTGAGCAAATTGATTTCCCGTAATCTTAGTGATTATATTGTTAACCATTCCGAATTGAGGATTCATAATACATAGGAACAACAAACCAAGGGCAGCACTTGAAATAATATTAGGTATGAAAAATATTGTTCTGACAATTGATGTATACCATCTAGCTCTTGATAATATAAGCGCTAAAACAACCCCAATAAAAATGTGTACTGTAGACTGTAATCCTATCCATATGATTGTATTGAAAATACTTGTTATGAAATCTTTATCTTTTGTAAATAGATATATATAATTTTTAATTCCAGAAAATGATATACTTGATCCAATGGACCAGCTAGTAAACGAAGTCCCTACCAGCAAAACGATTGAAATAAGGAATACGAATATAAAAAGAATTATACCAGGAGTTAAAAATAAAATTATCCATTTTCTATTTTTAGTCATATATGCCCTCCACTCTGCTATTTAAAAACCTCACCTTACGTATAGTAAGATAAGGTTTCCATTGATGTATATATTTATTGATACTACTTGTTATTGTTCTTTGTGTTTATCAGCAGCTTCTGTTAGTTTTGTAGCCATTTCTTCAGGTGTAATTCCTCCATATACCAATTCTGGATAACTCAATGAGAATTCTTCTATAACACTTGAATAAGCTGTGTTGTCCATGTTTTCAAATCCGTATTTTGCTTTTGTACTTAGGTCTATTAAGTCTACTACAAGTGGATTAGCTTTTTTGTATTCATCTGATAATTCTACATTGGCTGTTAATGGTAATGCACCTGATTTTTCTAAGAATATCTTCTGAGCTTCTTTTCCTGTCTTGAATTTCAAGAATTCCAACGCTGCATCTTGTTCTTCTTTTGATTTATCGTTAGTACATAATACATATCCTATTTCATATTGTGTAACGATACCATCGTTAGGATATAATGACACGCCTACTCTATCTGCTAACCCTTCTTTTGCTTTAGACGTATCAGTGAAATCAGGAACCATCCAAGGTCCATTAGCTATAATAGCTGTATTTTCTTGTAAGAAATTATTAGCGGAGTTAGCATAGATAGCACCTATTGCATCTGGTGTTGTATAATCTTTCAAACATTTTTGAACCATTGTAAGAGCATTCACTACTAAATCATTATTATAACTTTCAGGGTAATTAGTGTTCATATATTTATTACCTTCTTCGCCATTAGTACCGATAATTGCTGCAAGCCAAAGATTAGTTGTCCATGCATTCTCTCCAGTCATCATAGCAAGTGGTGTATATCCATTTTCTTTTAATTTTTCATTGTTTGACATGAATTCGTCCCATGTCTTTGCAGGAGTGATTCCTGTCTTTTCAAACATATCTTTATTATAGAAATAACCTACTAATTGTTGTTGATTGGCTATTGAATATAATTTTCCATCATCTGTTTTGCTATAATTGATAGCTCCTTCTCCTACATACTTATTCCATTCTTCATCAGCTTCAAGGAAAGGTATTAGATCTACAGCTTGACCATTTTTCACTGCTAGTTCTCTTAGGCCATTTTTACCGTTAATAACATCTGGTAATGCGCCTGAAGCAGCAAGAGCTTTCATTTTATTTACATAAGCATCATCACTTGGAAGCTCTTCAACTTTAACTTTTATTTTACCTTCATATTTTTTGTTGAATTCATCTAATACTTCCTTTTCAGCAGCTGCTGATACGTGTGATCCTACCATGAATGTTGCATAAGTTATTTCAACTGGTTTGCTTCCATTAGAACTTTCATCTGATTTCTTATCTTTATTACCGCAAGCAGCTAAAGTAAAAACCATTGTAAGAGTTATCATTAAAGCCATTGCTTTCTTTAATATTGATTTCATAAGTAAATCCTCCCTATTCGAAAATTTTATTTTCTTTTGTGATATCAGTATATATGTAAAATCTTAATAATTGAATAGACTGCTTTTCCTTTTGATTGTTCAATTTTTACCAAAAATATCTAAGTTTATTGAAGTTTTTTTGACCTTGTATTATTTTTACCTATTATACTAATAAAAAGTAAAAAAATTACCTGCTCTAATATTTTAATCAAATCGTTATGATTATATTATTTAATAGAGCAAGTTATTTATTGTTTAATTTAATCCGATATGAGAAATATTTATCTACTTATCACTATTTCTATATTCTGTTGGATTTTGATTATTATATTTTACGAAAACATGTGAGAAATACGCAGGGTCACGAAATCCAACTTCTAGCCCTATTTCATATATCTTCAACTCACTATTTTTCAATAATGATTTAGCTTTTGTTATCCTATATATATTGATTGCATCAGTTACTGTAATTCCTGTTAACTTCTTGTACGCTCTACTTAAATAACTGCTGTTAAGAAATAGTGAGTTACTTATGTCTTGTAAAGAAATATTATTTTTATAATTATTCTTGATATAGTTGTCTACGTTGGTTACAAGTTGGTTTCTTATATCTTTTTTATCTCTACACACATTTATTGCTATCTCCACTATACGTGTACATATTGTAATTAGACTAAACATTGTCTTGGCTGCATTAATGCTCTCATACAGTTTTTTCTCTATTTGATTGAAATCTTGACTTATATCATATTTCACGACATTACGCATTATTGAACTACAGATGATTAGTATATCCATTTTACATTGTTCAAAGCTTTTATTAGCTTTAACTAATTGGTCGCCAAGATCTTTTATTTTGACTACTGCTTCTTCTCTATCACCTTTTAATGTTATATCACATATTTCTTTGGTGAATTCTTCAATATTAATATTAATCATCTTTTCATCTTTTAACAGTGAATCATCATGGATATATAACGCATTTCCCTTAGTGGTTATTCTGGATAATGCCTCATTCGCCTTTTCATACGAATCACTTATTTCACTGAAATCATTAATAATCTGACTTGTCCCAAGTTTTATATCTAATCTCATGAATTCTTCAACCATAAGAAGAATCTCATTAAAATGTTGTACTACCTTGTTCAATGCAATGTCTTTATCTTTGTCTATTAATATTACAATCATGATATGATTATCTTTTATAGGTATTACTTCAGAATCACAATCTTTCATAGTGATGTTCAAAAAGTTTTTTAGCATTTTTATAGAAGCATTATTATCTTTTTTTTCATCATAATAATCTATCTCACAAGCATTTATACAATAATTATATTTATTAAGATCATATTTTTCTATATCTTCAATACTTACATCTTGTGAAAGAGCCGATTTCATTAATAGATGTTGACGATAGTCGTTATAGTCGTTAATTGTTAATTCTATTTTCTTACTTTCTTTCCTTTTATCATTTATAATAGCCTTAGCCTTATTGACTGCACTTGGTAACTCTTCAATGAATTCATTTTTAATAACAAAATCAACTACATTGTATTTGATGGCTTTTTGTGCAAAAGTAAAATCCGAATAGGCTGTTAGAATAATTACTTCTATATCATATTTGTTCTCATTGATTTTCTTACATAACTCCAAACCATCAATGACAGGCATTTTGATATCTGTCACAACAACATCAACTTCATTTTTTGCTATATAATCAAGAGCTTCTTTACCATTTCTGCAATCTATTACAACTTCACAATCTAACTCGTCCCAATCAATGAGATGTCTTATACCATTTCTAATATTACGTTCATCATCAACAAGCATTATTTTATACATTTTCTGCTCTCCCTTTATTCTTCGGTATTATTATTTCAATGGTCGTACCAACATTTTTTTCGCTGTAAATGTTTAGTCCATAATCAGGTCCATATATCAACTTTAATCTATGATCTGTATTTTTTAATCCCATTTTTTCACGTTCAACTTTTCTATCTGTAATATCATTATTTTTAGCTTGCATTATTTCTTCAACGTTAAAACCTATTCCATTATCCATTACCTTAATATATACCTTTTGATTTTCACTCTTTATATCAACTGTAACCACAGCTTGGTTATCAGTTTTTTCAACACCATGAACAATAGCATTTTCAACAATAGGCTCAATAACTAATCTTGGAATTTTACATGTTTTTATATCTTCTTCATCTATATTAATAGTATAAGTCAATCTATCTTCATATCTCATTTTTTGTAATGACAGATAGTATTCTACATATTTCAGTTCTTCTTCTATAGTAATAATAGAACGTTTATCTCCATAAATTCCAGCTCTCAAAAGAGCTGATAATGATGCTATCATCTGATATACCGTTTCATCTTTACACATTTTTGCTTTAATCTGAATAGTAAGCAATATATTAAACAAGAAATGTGGGTTCATTTGATATTGTAAAAATTTGATTTCCATTTCATTAAGCAATAATTTTGACTCATATGTTGTTTTCAAGAGTGTCTGTATTTCAGATGTCATAGAATTAAATGTATTCACAAGGGTATCTAGTTTATCATCATCATATTTAGTCATTCGGTAATCATAGTCTTTTTCTCTTACCTTATTCATTGCAGTTGTGAAATCTTTGATGAATACAGTAGTTCTCATAGATATTATAATAACAAATACAATAGATACAATTGCCAGTATTATTGCAATTATTATAAATGAATTCATCCCATTAACGGTCTGTTTGATCAAATTCATTTTAGGTAACATATATATAAGTCGGAAACCATTCTCTTTAATTTCTCTAGACACAGTTACATATTTATTATTGTCATAATTAATTTCATCCATCTTATGGTAATCAATATTGTTAGTGATATCATCTGATATTTTTTTACCTAGTAAAGATTTATCATTAGAGGAATATATAATGCCATCTTCATCTATAATATATGCTAATGCACCGTCATAACTTAATAGACCGTTGTATTTATTCTTAAGATATCTTTCATTTATAGCGGCAATAATTATCAAACTATCGTCAGTCGTAAAATCAGATTTTACTTTTCTAGTATAATACATGGTATTATTATTAGGTGATGGTGGTATGTAATTTATATATTCCCCTGTATCACCTACAATTAATTCATTTATTCTTCTTGAATCATCTGTTATTTTCTTAGTACTTACTTGTTTCGTGTAAGTATAGCCAAGCAAACTACTATTTTCATACACTGTAACATATGCAAAAGAATTCATTTCCCATACATTGTTATATGTTAATATATTTTGGAATTGTTTATTAAGATTCTGTACGTTAAGATAATATCTTTCATTTTCTTTATCAAAATAACTATCATCTTTAATCCATTCTTGTACAGCATCACTCGCAGATAGAGCAATAGTTGTATTAGTAATTATACTAAAAGATTGGTTTAGATTTTCACTATTGGCATCAATCATTAAATTCATATTTTTATAGGTGTTCTTCATGATATTGTTGTACATATTATAAGTAGCATATGTCCCGAATACTAATATTAAGAGCAACATTATTGTAATAAACATCAAAACTATACGCCCTCTAACAGATAGTCCTCTAGTTCGCATCAATCTCATAAATCCACACACCTTATGCATAATTTTAGAATTAATAAATATATTTTTTCAATCATAATTAGAGTTTTGACAATTAAACTCTTATAACATTTTATAATTATACTATTTTATGTGCAATACATCAATTTATTATTATAATAATATATAAAAATGCATATAAATATTTATTTTATTGAAACTATAAGACTTATTTTGGTAATATTAATTTAATAAATATTGTATTATTTTACTATTGATTTTTTGTGGCTGTTCATGATTAATTCCATGTCCAGCACCTCCTATAGTTTCATAATTAAATCCACCTTCATTTAAAATACATGTAAATGCTTTTTTATCTTCTAATCTATATTCGCCAATTAAAAAATTAAGCTTATCCTTTACCTGCCTACCCTTATGTTTATCATATTTTTCTAACTTATGTATAAACATAGCCTTTTGGTTATGTTTTCTCATTAACATAATCATATGCTCTACTACCTCTGGACATTGTTCAAAAAAGTTAGATTCCGGTGAAGTCAATTTCTTCATGATACTAATTAAATTATTTCTATTTGGAACTAATATTTGAGGAAAAAGTAGAAAAATAGTTTTCAACATAGATATCATAGGATTACCAGTTACCATTCCACCCTCTAAACATATTACTTTATTTACTTTTTCTTTTTCATGTGTCAGATAATTATATGCCATATATGCCCCGTTGGAAATACCAACTATATTAAAATTATTAATTTGCAACTGTTGTACGATTTCATTTATCCACTCTACTTGATTAAATTTATTCTTAACGAAATTCTCGTTTGGAATACTTTTTCCTGGTCCACCAATCGTATCTACAGCTATACAATAAAAATGTTTAGCTAATTCTTTTATATTCAATATCCACATTACCGCAGAGTTATCACCAACTCCATGAAACATTAATAGGGGTGGATTTGCCTTATTCCCCGATTTAATACAATGCGTTATACCATATCGAGTTTGTAAATTAACTTCTTCAATATCAGTATCCCATAATTCAAGTAAATTATCATATGATTTCAAAACCTGTTCTCTACCCTTTTGATTTTTAAATACTTTAACCATACCTATTCTCCTTTTATAATCAGTATTTTTTATTTTATATTAATCAAAACGTTCCCCATAACAATAGATATTACCCAATCAAAATATTTTAATAACTCATTCATATTCTATTTTATATCAATAACTGATTTATTTAAATATATAGTTCAAGAAAATATGAAACTGCTACAAATATTATAAATAATTCATTATATATAATATCTATTGTCATGTGATGAAATAGGATATTGTATTAAGTTATAATCTCATAAGGTCTCATCATCTCATGGTCTTCATGCTCCAATATATGACAATGCCAAGGATACAAACCCGAATAGGGAACGAATCTCATTATTATCCTTGTAATCTCACCAGGATTGGCTCTTACTGTATCTTTCCAACCTCTTTCATTGAGATCAGGTAGTACTGCCGGTCCAGTAGTTTTAATCTCTCCTGTTTCATTATAATAATCAACATCAAAAGGCTGTCTATCCAGTATCTGAAAATTGACTAGATGGATATGTATGGGATGAGTAGAATTAGCCAGATTAATTAAAGTCCATACTTCAATGCTACCTAAAAGTGGCTTAATCGTAATAGGGTCATCCCATCTTTTATCATCCAGTAGCAGAAAAGCTCTTCCATATCTATCTGTTTCCCTGACTAGGGTAAGATTTCTTTCTAATCTTGCATCCCTTGCTTGCAAAGGTATTATTGTATTTAATTTGAATGGAATAATACTATAATCATAGCATGATAAATTCTTGGAAACCCTGAATTGCATAATATTACCTTCAGTATCTACATCAACTGGATTGCCTCTAGGGTAAGGTGATGGAGCGTTATTGGTTAATACTATATTCTCACCTATATGCTCAGAAAAATCTATTATCATATCTACTCTCTCTCCTGGAGCTATCAATATTTCATTGATTACTACTGGTGATTCTAGGAATCCGCCATCAGTACCAATCTGATAGAATGGCTGATTAGAAGATAGTCTAATACTATAGAATCTTGAATTGGAACCATTAACAACACGAAATCTATATTTTCTTGGCTCTACATCTAGATATGGCCAGACTTTTCCATTGACAAGTATGGTATCTCCAAAAAAATCAGGTACTACAGAAGGACATACACCTGGTACAGGAGGTTCTGGTCCACATGGATAATATAGGGAGCCATCCTCATTGAATGATCTGTCTTGAATCAATAATGTGATCTCATATTTGCCTTTTGGAAGATTCAAATACTTTTCTTCAGGATCACGGATAACATACGCACCAGCTAATCCTGCATATACATTAAGACGTGTAATCCCTATTGCATGAGAATGGTACCATAGGGTTGTACTTCTCTGCATATTGGGATAATCATATATTTTTCTAGTAAAATCTGGACCTACTATCTTATAACCATTGGTAAACCATGCATCTGGATATCCATCACTCTCTGGTTGGACTACTCCTCCGTGAAGATGTATGACTGTCCTTACTCTTGGTTTATTTGGCTCCGCACCATGTATGGTAGTATCTACTGGCAGCAGATGTCTTTTTGGGAGTTCGTTTATCCACTGAACTTTGATTAACTGATTCCTATGAGCTTCAATGGTTGGACCTGGATAGTTACCTTCCAATCCCCATACTGTAGTTTCTGGAAAATCTCTATGAAGTTTTTGTTTGAACTGTTGCAGCCTGATTTGATAATAGGAAACTCCATCCATTCTACCTACAGGTTTTACAATTGGTATAATGGGTAATTCATCAACAAACTTAGATAAATTCATTATAATAACCCTCAAATAATGTTTTCATAACATTTTATGTGATAATATTTTATACTATGAACAGTAAATGTATTGAACGTTATATAATATAATCTTATGTAATAACTCTATTTTTACAATGTATAATATACTGCAGTCAGATTTCATTATATTTTTTTTACCGTAAAAAATACAATTTTATTATTTCAAAATAATTAGCACCCCTTAGAAACCGATTTCTAATGGGGTGCTATATATAATATATCCCTCACATATTACATTATTCCATTTTTAATAATTTTCATTCATGAATTTAAAAAACATCCTATTCAATGTTAATCAATACAGGACTTCCTGTAATCCGTTTTTATCTCAGTTATCTGTTTTCCATTGTTTAATGGTATAACACAGTCCCAGTATGGATTGTTTTTATATCTATCATATGTTTTCCGCCATTCAATGTTGTAATTACTGTCATATTTCATCATTACCAGTTCTGTATCATACCATATACATGATACATATATTGGCTGTGGTACTGTTTTTATCTGCCTCCTGCTCTTTACGATAAAACCTCCATCATCTGTAGGTATTATCTCATCAGGAACCAAATTAATATCATGAATGACTTTTTTTACTTTACCTGTATCATCAAATATTCTTAGAGAACTAATATATTGATTACCTTCTCCAATAACTATATCACCATTTTGTAATATCATAAGCGAATTGAACTTATCCACCATTTGGTCATATGTCTGAGTTATCAGCTTACTTGCATTACCTTTATCATCAATTGTTATTAGAGATTGGCTATGTTGTCTATTACGGTTATTTTGGGTTACAATCATATATACCATACCGTTGTTGATTGAAAATCTATTATTAGTAGTATACTTTCCTCCAACAAGTCTATATATCCATTTAATTTCTAGATTTTTTTCATCTATACATGCTATGAAATCATTATTCCATTTGTCTATTATATCAACTGCAAAGGGACCGTCATTTGAAAAGGAGATGGCTTCAATTATTATTCCTAGTTTTTTGTCATATCCAACTATATCTACATGTTCGTCATTACTTCCTCCAAAACTTTTCTGTTCTATCATATTCCCTTCAGCATCTAATTTAGTTATGACTATATCATTGTTTAATTCCTCTTTCAATCCTTTATCTATATCATCATATTCCTTACCATCTTTTGCTTTCCATTCTCCTATAATCAATATTTCTTCTGAATCCGATAATAATATGTTGGCAAGCATATCTCTATTAGAATTACTATATTCTTTTGTCCACTCTTCCTCTCCATCTTTATTACACTTAATTAAATAGCAATTATCATTAA
This window contains:
- a CDS encoding carbohydrate ABC transporter permease, whose amino-acid sequence is MTKNRKWIILFLTPGIILFIFVFLISIVLLVGTSFTSWSIGSSISFSGIKNYIYLFTKDKDFITSIFNTIIWIGLQSTVHIFIGVVLALILSRARWYTSIVRTIFFIPNIISSAALGLLFLCIMNPQFGMVNNIITKITGNQFAHNWFMNPDTAFFSVTMTWLPYAGLVTILVMAEMASISKEIYEAASIDGASNFQQNIYIVLPMMRNIIGTATILAATSMLQKLDIIIMTTGGGPGARTMNMPMYLYKTALVDNNYGLANAQGVILIVLGLITLISVRKIYRMDKER
- a CDS encoding ABC transporter substrate-binding protein, coding for MKSILKKAMALMITLTMVFTLAACGNKDKKSDESSNGSKPVEITYATFMVGSHVSAAAEKEVLDEFNKKYEGKIKVKVEELPSDDAYVNKMKALAASGALPDVINGKNGLRELAVKNGQAVDLIPFLEADEEWNKYVGEGAINYSKTDDGKLYSIANQQQLVGYFYNKDMFEKTGITPAKTWDEFMSNNEKLKENGYTPLAMMTGENAWTTNLWLAAIIGTNGEEGNKYMNTNYPESYNNDLVVNALTMVQKCLKDYTTPDAIGAIYANSANNFLQENTAIIANGPWMVPDFTDTSKAKEGLADRVGVSLYPNDGIVTQYEIGYVLCTNDKSKEEQDAALEFLKFKTGKEAQKIFLEKSGALPLTANVELSDEYKKANPLVVDLIDLSTKAKYGFENMDNTAYSSVIEEFSLSYPELVYGGITPEEMATKLTEAADKHKEQ
- a CDS encoding response regulator transcription factor, which encodes MYKIMLVDDERNIRNGIRHLIDWDELDCEVVIDCRNGKEALDYIAKNEVDVVVTDIKMPVIDGLELCKKINENKYDIEVIILTAYSDFTFAQKAIKYNVVDFVIKNEFIEELPSAVNKAKAIINDKRKESKKIELTINDYNDYRQHLLMKSALSQDVSIEDIEKYDLNKYNYCINACEIDYYDEKKDNNASIKMLKNFLNITMKDCDSEVIPIKDNHIMIVILIDKDKDIALNKVVQHFNEILLMVEEFMRLDIKLGTSQIINDFSEISDSYEKANEALSRITTKGNALYIHDDSLLKDEKMININIEEFTKEICDITLKGDREEAVVKIKDLGDQLVKANKSFEQCKMDILIICSSIMRNVVKYDISQDFNQIEKKLYESINAAKTMFSLITICTRIVEIAINVCRDKKDIRNQLVTNVDNYIKNNYKNNISLQDISNSLFLNSSYLSRAYKKLTGITVTDAINIYRITKAKSLLKNSELKIYEIGLEVGFRDPAYFSHVFVKYNNQNPTEYRNSDK
- a CDS encoding sensor histidine kinase — protein: MRLMRTRGLSVRGRIVLMFITIMLLLILVFGTYATYNMYNNIMKNTYKNMNLMIDANSENLNQSFSIITNTTIALSASDAVQEWIKDDSYFDKENERYYLNVQNLNKQFQNILTYNNVWEMNSFAYVTVYENSSLLGYTYTKQVSTKKITDDSRRINELIVGDTGEYINYIPPSPNNNTMYYTRKVKSDFTTDDSLIIIAAINERYLKNKYNGLLSYDGALAYIIDEDGIIYSSNDKSLLGKKISDDITNNIDYHKMDEINYDNNKYVTVSREIKENGFRLIYMLPKMNLIKQTVNGMNSFIIIAIILAIVSIVFVIIISMRTTVFIKDFTTAMNKVREKDYDYRMTKYDDDKLDTLVNTFNSMTSEIQTLLKTTYESKLLLNEMEIKFLQYQMNPHFLFNILLTIQIKAKMCKDETVYQMIASLSALLRAGIYGDKRSIITIEEELKYVEYYLSLQKMRYEDRLTYTINIDEEDIKTCKIPRLVIEPIVENAIVHGVEKTDNQAVVTVDIKSENQKVYIKVMDNGIGFNVEEIMQAKNNDITDRKVEREKMGLKNTDHRLKLIYGPDYGLNIYSEKNVGTTIEIIIPKNKGRAENV
- a CDS encoding alpha/beta fold hydrolase, which encodes MVKVFKNQKGREQVLKSYDNLLELWDTDIEEVNLQTRYGITHCIKSGNKANPPLLMFHGVGDNSAVMWILNIKELAKHFYCIAVDTIGGPGKSIPNENFVKNKFNQVEWINEIVQQLQINNFNIVGISNGAYMAYNYLTHEKEKVNKVICLEGGMVTGNPMISMLKTIFLLFPQILVPNRNNLISIMKKLTSPESNFFEQCPEVVEHMIMLMRKHNQKAMFIHKLEKYDKHKGRQVKDKLNFLIGEYRLEDKKAFTCILNEGGFNYETIGGAGHGINHEQPQKINSKIIQYLLN
- a CDS encoding multicopper oxidase family protein, whose product is MNLSKFVDELPIIPIVKPVGRMDGVSYYQIRLQQFKQKLHRDFPETTVWGLEGNYPGPTIEAHRNQLIKVQWINELPKRHLLPVDTTIHGAEPNKPRVRTVIHLHGGVVQPESDGYPDAWFTNGYKIVGPDFTRKIYDYPNMQRSTTLWYHSHAIGITRLNVYAGLAGAYVIRDPEEKYLNLPKGKYEITLLIQDRSFNEDGSLYYPCGPEPPVPGVCPSVVPDFFGDTILVNGKVWPYLDVEPRKYRFRVVNGSNSRFYSIRLSSNQPFYQIGTDGGFLESPVVINEILIAPGERVDMIIDFSEHIGENIVLTNNAPSPYPRGNPVDVDTEGNIMQFRVSKNLSCYDYSIIPFKLNTIIPLQARDARLERNLTLVRETDRYGRAFLLLDDKRWDDPITIKPLLGSIEVWTLINLANSTHPIHIHLVNFQILDRQPFDVDYYNETGEIKTTGPAVLPDLNERGWKDTVRANPGEITRIIMRFVPYSGLYPWHCHILEHEDHEMMRPYEIIT